A single window of Debaryomyces hansenii CBS767 chromosome F complete sequence DNA harbors:
- a CDS encoding DEHA2F15400p (no similarity), with the protein MNRKEGTEENEVTSLVADEPELIIRSDHGSVNDIDEIVSRLKHRSSCSSCSASIVYLFTYSPGYYRSSRYPSIRLRPRYPYMEFDDLYGIVVCDHSIVTDDILDDLLRNYRRWEPPYWYVEDGIILCSMSPSGMSWGLGHAMEEFDEMIEDPDYLKLKPYIRDVVDRTIHSLRPIAEDPRKRAQALCYHNEIKLIDFTIEL; encoded by the coding sequence ATGAATAGAAAAGAAGGAACGGAGGAAAATGAAGTTACTTCACTTGTAGCCGATGAGCcagaattaataattcgATCTGATCATGGATCGGTTAACGATATCGATGAAATAGTCAGCAGACTTAAACATCGTTCTTCGTGCTCCAGTTGTTCTGCTAGTATAGTGTACTTATTCACTTATTCTCCTGGCTATTATCGTTCCAGTCGATATCCTTCCATTCGATTGAGGCCGAGATATCCTTACATGGAATTCGATGATTTGTATGGCATCGTTGTATGCGACCACAGTATAGTTACAGACGATATACTAGACGatttattaagaaattaCCGTCGTTGGGAGCCGCCATACTGGTATGTAGAGGATGGTATAATTTTGTGTTCAATGCTGCCTTCCGGGATGTCCTGGGGTTTAGGCCATGCTATGGAAGAATTTGACGAAATGATAGAAGATCCAGACTATTTGAAACTCAAGCCTTACATTAGGGACGTGGTTGATCGAACAATTCATAGTTTGCGGCCTATAGCCGAAGACCCTCGTAAAAGGGCGCAAGCTCTTTGTTACCACAATGAAATTAAGTTGATTGATTTTACAATAGAACTATAG
- a CDS encoding DEHA2F15510p (weakly similar to uniprot|Q12004 Saccharomyces cerevisiae YPR056W TFB4 Subunit of TFIIH complex involved in transcription initiation), whose protein sequence is MDAIADSVFTDIGSSDSPSDDPSLLTVVLDVTPQSWYKIRNQITIQEVAKSLLVFLNAHLSLNNSNQVAFIASTPQGSKFLYPNPEKNYDEVSSKKNGEGSNLNKADSTSSLVGDGMYRQFRIVDEAVLEKLNEIFADISQNVDKSRSNSTLSGALSLALTYTNRMLNLDSSISTTTASAINTTTNANSNKTSSSGTTSNSMSTGGTNTTSLTSMRSRILIVSSNDDNDIKYIPIMNTTFAAQKMKVPIDVAKLGERDSSYLQQASDATNGVYLHIANPEGLIQTLSTAFFIEPSIRSLIILPTNSNVNYRASCFITGKSVNLGFVCSVCLCIMSIIPKEGKCPTCGSKFDEKILAQLRRGVVIPVKKKRKLDSNGNGQSDNVTPEI, encoded by the coding sequence ATGGATGCAATAGCTGATTCTGTGTTTACAGATATAGGATCCTCTGATTCTCCTAGTGATGATCCATCTCTTTTGACGGTAGTACTTGATGTTACGCCCCAAAGTTGGTATAAGATAAGAAACCAGATTACCATACAAGAAGTAGCAAAGTCATTGCTTGTATTCCTTAATGCACATCTTTCATTAAACAATTCTAATCAAGTAGCATTCATTGCTAGCACACCGCAAGGTTCCAAGTTTTTATATCCTAATCCGGAGAAAAATTATGACGAAGTTAGttcgaagaagaatggTGAGGGctcaaatttgaataaggCAGATTCTACTTCGAGTTTGGTAGGTGATGGCATGTATAGACAGTTTAGAATTGTGGACGAGGCCgtattggaaaaattgaatgaaatcTTTGCAGACATATCCCAAAATGTTGATAAGAGTCgttcaaattcaacattatcTGGTGCATTAAGTTTAGCCCTCACGTATACGAATAGAATGCTTAATTTGGACCTGTCGATTTCTACAACAACGGCATCAGCTATAAATACAACTACTAATGCCAACTCTAATAAAACTAGCTCTTCTGGAACAACGTCAAATTCAATGTCCACGGGTGGAACGAATACTACAAGTCTTACATCTATGAGATCAAGGATTTTAATAGTTTCATCTAACGACGACAATGacatcaaatatattccaatCATGAACACAACATTTGCAGCACAAAAAATGAAGGTACCTATAGACGTAGCTAAATTGGGAGAAAGAGACTCTTCATACTTACAACAAGCATCAGATGCTACTAATGGTGTATACTTGCATATTGCAAACCCAGAAGGATTGATTCAGACTCTATCCACAGCATTTTTTATCGAACCATCAATCAGACTGTTAATAATACTTCCGACTAATTCCAATGTTAATTATAGAGCAAGTTGTTTCATTACGGGTAAATCAGTAAATCTAGGATTTGTTTGCTCTGTTTGCTTATGCATAATGAGTATAATTCCTAAAGAAGGTAAGTGTCCCACTTGCGGTTCTAAATTTGACGAAAAGATATTAGCACAATTAAGAAGAGGTGTTGTTATCCCcgtaaagaagaaaagaaagctTGACTCGAATGGAAATGGCCAGTCTGATAATGTAACAccagaaatataa
- a CDS encoding DEHA2F15532p (weakly similar to gnl|GLV|KLLA0B08547g Kluyveromyces lactis KLLA0B08547g), with the protein MSKRPRRESDVEYNEEQVLTSRGTVINCSIPPCHSNPISFNDYLAYEAHIVDTHNFLCLECQKKFPSETFLDIHIDENHNPFFQISKEKGEKVYKCFQYSLTGGCKKICIDRRKRRLHMIDKHAYPRNFNFGVVDSGIDPKKPSLLK; encoded by the coding sequence ATGAGTAAACGACCTAGAAGGGAAAGTGACGttgaatataatgaagagCAGGTGTTGACATCACGCGGAACTGTCATAAATTGTTCTATACCTCCATGTCATTCAAATCCCATTAGCtttaatgattatttagCGTACGAAGCGCATATAGTTGATACCcataattttctttgtttaGAATGTCAGAAGAAGTTTCCATCAGAAACATTTCTTGATATAcatattgatgaaaatcacaatccattttttcaaataagtAAAGAAAAGGGAGAAAAGGTTTATAAATGCTTTCAATATTCGTTAACTGGTGGATGTAAAAAGATATGTATTGATAGAcgaaaaagaagattacATATGATTGATAAACATGCTTACCCACGGAACTTCAACTTTGGCGTAGTCGATAGCGGAATAGATCCAAAAAAACCTTCTCTATtaaaatga
- a CDS encoding DEHA2F15488p (similar to uniprot|Q12178 Saccharomyces cerevisiae YPR062W FCY1 Cytosine deaminase), protein MVFDDKQGMKIAFEEAKKKGGVPIGGALIHEDGTILGRGHNMRFQSSSATLHGEISTLENAGRLKGSIYKKCTMYTTLSPCHMCTGACIMYGIKRVVLGENDNFVGGEDLLKQKGIEVVNLNDKDCKDLMSKFIKERPEDWYEDIGE, encoded by the exons atgGTATTTGATGACAAACAAGGAATGAAAATCGCTTTTGAGGAAGCTAAGAAGA AAGGCGGGGTTCCAATTGGTGGAGCTTTGATTCATGAAGATGGTACTATTTTAGGCCGTGGACATAATATGAGATTCCAAAGTTCTTCGGCTACATTACACGGTGAAATTTCTACCTTAGAAAATGCTGGTAGATTAAAGGGAAGCATTTACAAAAAATGTACGATGTACACCACATTATCGCCTTGTCATATGTGTACAGGTGCTTGTATTATGTACGGAATAAAGAGAGTCGTCCTTGGAGAAAATGATAACTTTGTAGGCGGAGAGGATTTATTAAAGCAAAAAGGCATTGAAGTTgtgaatttgaatgataaagATTGCAAAGACCTTATGagtaaatttattaaagaaagacCAGAAGACTGGTACGAAGATATTGGCGAGTAG
- a CDS encoding DEHA2F15444p (weakly similar to uniprot|P54862 Saccharomyces cerevisiae YOL156W HXT11 Putative hexose transporter that is nearly identical to Hxt9p), with translation MYEENKNDLIRDEVDNISDTSSNSTIFQAGLTDKEISESVDAIIEKNQSLIPHKELIYRGAVLANDGGNVLQEHQHHYTNTEVDQLVFESKHSIRAQSWTMFLVALSACLSAVNFGHDESAVSGAQLDYIKLFHITNANIQGTVNAAPYLAAGTLGIGFAILLDKYIGRKWIIFISCIFGVGGSLWQAFSQSMGSLLAARLFLGVGMGLNSSAVPLLIAEAAPAKSRGSFLMLWQTFVAFGVMLGSVFNRAFVDVEQIGWRLMIGASFVAPILTAALVVFIPESPRYLLSIHKDEQALISLVKLRNSELAGSRDFFVLYNSLKRSDEIEKIPITSQISLFFNNGRVKYAFLVSAFNMIMQQYCGVNILVGYTTTILVGSGVDPKTAIAGSIGIGGGCFVATFFSSQCIDRFGRRRMLLLTFPFLSGCLFWLGGSLYIFDDTSRLGSGLTAMYMFVIFFGLGIGPISWTYNAEVYPLNVRVLGVAIGMAINWILDFVLSMTWPKMAETMSASGGLFFYASFNLFAFFFTYFLIPETKELTLEELDNVFSQSPLKFAKTKALRFFKRN, from the coding sequence atgtatgaagaaaacaagaatGACTTAATTCGAGATGAAGTAGATAACATTTCCGATACTTCCAGTAACTCTACCATCTTCCAAGCAGGTTTAACAGACAAAGAAATATCCGAGAGCGTTGATGCAATTATTGAGAAGAATCAAAGTTTGATTCCTcataaagaattaatttatcgAGGTGCAGTACTTGCCAATGATGGAGGTAATGTTCTCCAGGAACACCAACACCACTATACTAATACCGAAGTTGATCAACTTGTGTTCGAGTCAAAACACTCAATAAGAGCACAATCATGGACCATGTTTTTGGTGGCACTTTCAGCTTGTCTTTCAGCTGTCAACTTTGGCCACGACGAATCGGCAGTAAGTGGAGCTCAATTGgattatattaaattgttCCATATCACCAATGCAAATATTCAAGGCACGGTAAATGCAGCGCCTTATTTAGCTGCAGGGACCTTAGGAATTGGTTTCGCCATTCTcttagataaatatattggCCGGAAATGgattattttcatctcTTGTATTTTTGGAGTTGGAGGATCTTTGTGGCAAGCTTTCAGTCAATCAATGGGTTCTTTATTAGCTGCTAGATTGTTTCTTGGAGTCGGTATGGGTTTGAATTCTTCCGCTGTTCCTTTGTTAATCGCCGAAGCTGCTCCAGCAAAGTCTCGAGGCTCCTTTTTAATGTTGTGGCAAACATTTGTTGCATTTGGAGTTATGCTTGGAAGTGTGTTTAATCGAGCCTTTGTTGATGTGGAACAAATAGGTTGGAGATTGATGATTGGAGCTTCCTTTGTCGCTCCTATTTTAACTGCTGCCCTCGTGGTTTTTATTCCCGAATCTCCTCGTTATTTGCTTTCTATTCATAAGGATGAGCAGGCATTAATATCCCTCGTCAAATTGCGTAATAGTGAGCTTGCTGGTTCAAGagatttctttgttttatataattcCTTGAAGAGATCAGATGAGATCGAGAAGATCCCAATCACTTCCCAAATTAGCCTTTTCTTTAACAATGGAAGAGTGAAATATGCGTTCTTAGTATCAGCTTTTAACATGATTATGCAACAATACTGTGGTGTAAATATCCTTGTGGGTTatacaacaacaattttAGTGGGTTCTGGTGTGGATCCAAAAACCGCCATAGCTGGAAGTATCGGAATTGGTGGAGGATGTTTTGTAGCTAcattcttttcttctcAATGCATTGATCGATTcggaagaagaagaatgcTACTCTTGACTTTCCCTTTTCTTTCGGGGTGTCTTTTTTGGCTCGGTGGTTCATTATACATTTTTGACGATACTTCCCGTTTAGGCTCAGGCTTAACTGCCATGTATATGTTTGTTATTTTCTTTGGGCTAGGAATTGGTCCAATCAGTTGGACATATAATGCGGAGGTTTATCCATTAAACGTTAGAGTATTGGGGGTAGCTATTGGTATGGCTATCAATTGGATTCTAGATTTTGTCTTAAGTATGACCTGGCCAAAAATGGCTGAAACCATGAGTGCAAGCGGCGGTCTTTTCTTCTATGCTTCGTTTAACTTATTTGCATTCTTCTTTACTTATTTCTTAATTCCagaaacaaaagaattaacTTTAGAAGAGTTAGATAACGTTTTCTCTCAAAGTCCTTTGAAATTTGCAAAAACGAAAGCTTTGCGATTCTTTAAAAGGAACTGA
- a CDS encoding DEHA2F15466p (similar to uniprot|P22219 Saccharomyces cerevisiae YBR097W VPS15 Myristoylated Serine/threonine protein kinase involved in vacuolar protein sorting), whose protein sequence is MGARLSLLAPSAPTIAISSYVDILNNIQYVELLNNSRFLKTIKAVDNASGNLIVIKILIKPSNNTSNYNIDLQQLTELLAKESSLLCGFNNILPWHKIIETDRAGYLIRQSIKTNLYDRISLRPFLEPIEKAFLTFQILRIIHDLHNKLNIHHGDLKLENFLITSWNWVMLTDFANYTKPTYLPEDNPNQFSFYFDTSDRRLCYIAPERFYNSKSNVKPIQNVNDFGQFNGKDQLTNEMDLFSLGCVIAELYLDGEPTFTLSQIFKYIKNEYIPDLSTINDSNIREIITNLISRDPGDRPSVDTILNDYKDKCFPGFFYEFLYDFMSELNNNDLFVIPSDNDNLTPSDLKLEKIYKSYDKIADALQFNYSNDRNSSLSQNSKFVPLMLNLKGMPKNYTVKPTVTFMENNYSQQGSLIILNLIFSLMKSFKQPLSKIKACELIVALSERVNDDCKLDRCLPYLCNLLDEYMDSSSINYQPNNFQTNLSENFTSSSEVACIALTSITTLIMSCSYINPINVLMFSEYLLPKLHALISIFPKNEDKNLIKITLAACLPYLANVSKKFWMMSKTFKNDVLKDLNSRLSSKPSLDDKENVSDSYNSFSIRKEQLDSDFENLASKLLTDVNPMVKISLVNNIMPLCQFFGVDKTNDIILPHLITYLNDSNYELRLAFLSSILGIGPFVGVLSFEQYILPLLIQTLGDSEQFVILKVLEIFYCFVRDRLINPKSEFNALSIYKELLTSSIKLLLLPNEWIRQSVICLILAISDNLSDADKYCFLYPIVKGFLVYDVNTINWNTLYPSITKPLSKQIYNLAITWSSNASNKSLFWQEKSFSVFNDLKAPTKILPYSTNMGKSVYIPKSKNGFSLNNTNSNIPLSPEDKQWVLKLKSVGLNDRDLWKIFILRDYIYHSSKSNTSPTAKDDFELPKDINITPRNVFFEVCYKSEPFSSGSKTAETNFESVHTLSNSKKDEDSTRGLNSLILPNFGKVKVSLQTVQANVFGELDTSHDSSFNASSSHHHHHIHSTNNSNSTHRVFSVNNQKIITANMKHSYTGYNPYMLNYLHNVEFEPTLESFSEFGNIVKSSKATTSDSSIWKPQGICVAHINTNNSDGDIYGVNCISVGPTSEFFITGSEDGILRVWDTLKLEKNIAVKRESLSIKLESSIVGIKFIPNRFVFSVITTDGKLRLFRIDVSRGKNKRITKYTRLALIRHYSLDVTEDGYLTSIEYCISSKHAWIVGITSNSKIIGFEIIKMEVEFNLQNPVMLGVNTSYIIDHKAAWLLVGTDKGNLCLWDLRFRTLVNSWKLNTNNKSDNSSAIKKLILMPNDFNLDVKSENTSYFAMIGGTNESDISLWEIPSFECREAFSSSAINPKVKLFSLDKIEVTKEPEIDAIVSDLNIDFDADNNKDKSMTALSSFRSNTRDYFACATWDRRIILWNIFDTAESVSLNNMHATTFNKSKVNSTLQLNYERVSLDKRSDDLTTLNNIASQQFDSVRMHQDVITDVGVVTRPFEMIVSADRNGFINLYK, encoded by the coding sequence ATGGGCGCTAGGTTGTCATTATTGGCACCTTCAGCACCGACAATAGCCATTTCTTCGTATGTGGATATTctaaataatattcaatatgtcgaattattaaacaatTCACGATTTCTTAAAACGATTAAGGCAGTCGATAATGCATCAGGAAACTTGATAGTTATTAAAATACTCATAAAACCTTCGAATAATACTTCGAATTACAACATAGATTTACAGCAATTGACTGAATTATTGGCAAAAGAATCTTCTTTACTATGCGGGTTTAATAACATCCTACCATGGCACAAAATTATAGAGACAGACAGGGCAGGCTATTTGATTAGGCAACTGATTAAGACAAATCTATACGATAGGATATCACTAAGGCCCTTTTTAGAACCTATTGAAAAAGCTTTTCTTACGTTCCAAATATTGAGAATAATCCATGATTTgcataataaattgaatatccATCATGGTGATTTAAAATTAGAGAACTTTTTGATCACATCGTGGAATTGGGTAATGTTGACAGACTTTGCGAACTATACAAAGCCTACGTATCTTCCAGAAGATaatccaaatcaattttctttctattTTGACACATCAGATAGAAGACTCTGTTATATCGCGCCTGAAAGGTTCTATAACTCAAAGAGCAATGTTAAACCAATTCAAAatgttaatgattttggTCAGTTTAATGGGAAAGACCAACTAACAAATGAAATGGATTTATTTAGTTTGGGATGCGTTATAGctgaattatatttggaTGGAGAACCTACTTTTACACTATCacaaatattcaaatatataaaaaatgaGTATATTCCTGATTTATCGActattaatgattcaaacaTTAGAGAAATAATAACTAACTTGATTCTGCGTGATCCTGGTGATAGACCATCCGTTGATACTATACTCAACGACTATAAAGACAAATGTTTTCCAGGTTTTTTTTATGAGTTTCTTTATGATTTCATGTCTGagttaaataataatgatttatttgttaTCCCAAGCGATAATGATAATCTAACTCCTAGCGATTTGAAGCTTGAAAAGATTTACAAAAGTTATGACAAGATAGCTGATGCTTTACAATTTAATTATTCCAATGATCGCAATTCTTCCCTTTCTCAAAACTCGAAATTCGTACCATTGATGCTCAATTTAAAAGGAATGCCAAAAAACTATACAGTGAAACCAACAGTAACCTTTATGGAAAATAATTACCTGCAGCAAGGTTCATTGATTATCcttaatttaattttctcGTTGATGAAATCATTCAAGCAGCCTTTATCCAAAATAAAAGCGTGTGAATTAATAGTTGCATTATCAGAGAGGGTTAACGACGATTGCAAATTAGATCGCTGTTTACCATATTTATGTAATCTATTGGACGAATACATGGACAGCTCCTCCATAAATTACCaaccaaataattttcaaaccAACTTGTCAGAGAACTTCACATCATCTTCAGAAGTAGCATGCATTGCATTGACGTCTATAACCACATTGATTATGTCGTGTTCATATATTAACCCGATTAATGTATTAATGTTttcagaatatttattaccaAAGTTGCACGCTTTGATTAGTATATTTCCAAAGAACGAGGAcaaaaatttaatcaaaataacATTGGCTGCATGTTTACCTTACCTTGCAAATGTATCTAAGAAATTCTGGATGATGTCCAAGACTTTTAAGAATGATGTTCTAAAAGATTTGAACAGTCGACTTTCGTCAAAACCTCTGTTAGACGATAAAGAAAACGTAAGTGACTCTTACAATTCATTCAGCATTCGAAAAGAACAGTTAGAttctgattttgaaaaccTTGCctccaaattattaacagATGTTAACCCCATGGTTAAAATAAGTTTAGTTAACAATATAATGCCATTATGTCAATTTTTTGGTGTTGATAAAactaatgatataattttacCACACTTAATCACATACttaaatgattcaaattatgAATTAAGACTCGCATTCTTGTCGTCGATTTTGGGAATAGGCCCTTTCGTTGGAGTTTTGTCATTTGAGCAATACATTTTACCCTTATTGATTCAAACTCTAGGTGATCTGGAACAATTTGTCATTTTAAAAGTCttggaaatattttattgttttgtACGAGATAGGTTGATTAATCCAAAATCTGAATTCAATGCATTGTCAATCTACAAGGAGTTGTTAACAAGCTCAATAAAgttacttcttcttccaaatgAATGGATTAGACAATCGGTAATCTGCCTAATTTTAGCAATTAGTGATAATTTGCTGGATGCTGATAAGTATTGTTTTCTTTACCCTATAGTAAAGGGGTTCTTGGTATATGATGTGAACACTATAAATTGGAATACCTTGTATCCATCTATCACAAAGCCATTATCAAAACAGATATACAATTTAGCAATAACTTGGTCATCAAATGCATCGAATAAATCTTTATTCTGGCAAGAGAAGAGTTTTTCAGtattcaatgatttgaaagCACCTACAAAGATATTGCCCTATTCGACAAATATGGGGAAATCTGTTTATATTCCTAAATCCAAAAATGgattttctttgaataatacGAACTCAAACATTCCATTATCCCCAGAAGATAAACAATGGGTTTTAAAACTAAAATCTGTTGGGTTAAACGATAGGGACTTATGGAAGATATTCATTTTACGagattatatttatcattccaGCAAATCCAATACTTCACCTACGGCTaaagatgattttgaaCTTCCAAAAGACATTAACATTACCCCACGTAATGTCTTCTTCGAAGTTTGCTATAAATCGGAACCTTTTTCATCGGGTTCTAAAACAGCAGAAACGAATTTTGAATCAGTGCATACTCTTTCAAATTCCAAGAAGGATGAAGATTCCACACGAGGATTAAATTCTCTTATATTACCTAATTTTGGTAAGGTAAAAGTTTCATTACAGACTGTTCAAGCAAATGTTTTCGGAGAATTGGATACTAGTCAtgattcttctttcaatgcTAGTAGTAgccatcatcatcatcatatcCATTCTACgaataattccaattcgACTCATAGAGTATTTAGTGTTAATaaccaaaaaattatcactGCAAATATGAAGCATAGTTATACTGGTTATAACCCATAtatgttgaattatttgcataATGTCGAATTTGAACCCACGTTAGAGAGCTTTTCAGAATTTGGTAATATCGTAAAATCTTCGAAAGCAACTACATCAGATAGTAGTATTTGGAAACCACAAGGCATATGCGTAGCGCatattaatacaaataatagcGATGGTGACATTTATGGAGTAAACTGCATATCTGTTGGTCCAACTTCAGAGTTTTTTATAACTGGGTCCGAAGATGGAATATTGAGAGTTTGGGATACTTTAAAGTTAGAAAAGAATATCGCCGTTAAACGTGAAAGTCTTTCTATCAAATTAGAGTCATCAATTGTTGgtattaaatttattccAAATAGATTTGTATTTCTGGTAATTACTACTGATGGAAAATTAAGATTGTTTAGAATTGATGTTTCACGGGGAAAGAACAAAAGAATTACCAAATATACAAGACTTGCCTTGATTAGACATTATAGTTTGGATGTTACAGAGGATGGCTATTTAACAAGTATTGAATATTGTATTTCTCTGAAGCATGCTTGGATTGTTGGTATTACATCTAATTCCAAAATCATAGGatttgaaatcatcaagatggaagttgaatttaatttgcAAAATCCTGTAATGCTTGGTGTAAATACATCATACATAATTGACCACAAGGCAGCGTGGTTGTTAGTGGGTACGGATAAGGGTAATTTATGTCTATGGGACTTAAGATTTAGAACGCTAGTCAACTCCTggaaattgaatacaaACAATAAATCTGATAATCTGTCTGcaataaagaaattgattttgatgcCAAATGATTTTAATCTAGATGTAAAACTGGAAAATACTTCTTACTTTGCAATGATTGGTGGTACCAACGAGTCAGATATTTCTCTTTGGGAGATTCCGAGCTTTGAATGCCGTGAAGCGTTTAGTTCGAGTGCAATTAACCCAAAAGTCAAGTTGTTTTCATTGgataaaattgaagttaCCAAAGAGCCAGAAATTGATGCCATTGTATCGGACTTAAATATAGATTTTGATgctgataataataaggatAAGAGTATGACCGCATTACTGTCATTCAGAAGCAATACAAGGGACTATTTTGCATGTGCAACTTGGGATAGAAGGATTATCCtttggaatatttttgaCACAGCAGAATCCGTCTCTCTCAATAATATGCATGCAACAACTTTCAATAAGTCTAAGGTTAATCTGACacttcaattgaattatgaAAGAGTTAGCTTAGATAAGAGGCTGGATGATCTAACtactttgaataatattgcTAGTCAACAATTTGACTCTGTCAGGATGCATCAAGATGTTATAACCGATGTAGGTGTAGTCACTAGACCGTTTGAAATGATTGTTTCTGCAGATAGAAATGGCTTCATTAACTTATATAAGTAA
- a CDS encoding 40S ribosomal protein S13 (highly similar to uniprot|P05756 Saccharomyces cerevisiae YDR064W RPS13 Protein component of the small (40S) ribosomal subunit) yields MGRMHSSGKGISSSAAPYSRNAPAWFKLTENDVVEQIIKYARKGLTPSQIGVILRDAHGVSQAKVCTGNKILRILKSNGLAPEIPEDLYSLIKKAVSVRKHLERNRKDKDSKFRLILIESRIHRLARYYRTVAVLPPNWKYESATASTLVN; encoded by the exons ATGGGTCGTATGCATTCATCT GGTAAAGGTATCTCCTCCTCCGCAGCTCCATACTCTAGAAACGCTCCAGCTTGGTTCAAGTTGACCGAAAACGATGTCGTTGAACAAATCATCAAGTACGCTAGAAAGGGTTTAACTCCATCTCAAATTGGTGTTATCTTAAGAGATGCTCACGGTGTTTCTCAAGCTAAGGTCTGTACCGGTAACAAGATTTTAAGAATCTTAAAGTCTAACGGTTTAGCCCCAGAAATCCCAGAAGATTTATACTCTTTGATCAAGAAGGCCGTTTCTGTCAGAAAGCACTTAGAAAGAAACAGAAAGGACAAGGACTCCAAGTTCagattaattttaatcGAATCTAGAATCCACAGATTAGCCAGATACTACAGAACCGTTGCTGTCTTACCACCAAACTGGAAGTACGAATCAGCTACTGCTTCTACTTTAGTTAACTAA
- a CDS encoding DEHA2F15378p (similar to uniprot|Q12156 Saccharomyces cerevisiae YDR063W) — MAPSLYTFTSETLSALRKFRFGSSRVDKMQAIIYTIDKGSYEIKREDEDQVIDNIEELTEELPDNSPRFVVLSYPFKLSDGRLKTPLVLLYWRPPTCGQESKMLYAGSVELMREKAGVAKVIEISDEEDFEDLEDQLK; from the exons ATG GCGCCCTCATTATATACTTTTACATCCGAGACGTTATCTGCGCTTCGCAAATTTAGATTTGGTAGTTCTAGAGTTGACAAGATGCAAGCTATTATAT ATACAATCGATAAAGGATCTTACGAAATCAAGAGAGAGGACGAAGACCAAGTCATAGacaatattgaagaattgacAGAAGAATTACCAGACAATAGTCCTAGATTTGTGGTTTTATCGTACCCATTCAAATTATCGGATGGGAGATTGAAGACTCCATTGGTGTTGTTGTACTGGAGACCCCCAACATGTGGCCAGGAGAGCAAGATGTTATACGCAGGGTCAGTTGAATTGATGAGAGAAAAGGCCGGAGTAGCAAA GGTTATTGAAATaagtgatgaagaagacttCGAGGATCTCGAGGATCAATTAAAGTAG